The following is a genomic window from Chania multitudinisentens RB-25.
CCGATACGGGGCTGAAAATCGGCCCGCACCAGCGCGCCTTGGGTTGGCACCACGGTGCTGACGTTATTTTCAATCTCGGTGTATTCATCCATCGAATTGATATCCAACGCCACCCGGTTATGGCGATAAACCGTGGCGTAGGGCATCACGGCGTAACCCCGCCAGTCGGTTCTGACACCGGTCTGGTTATCTACCCGGACGCCAGACGCCCCCGGTGCCTTGACCAGCACGTTGGTATCCCCCAACGGTTGGCTGAGGGTGATGCCATCTGCATGCCCGACCAAACCCCCTGCCAGTTGCCAGTTATATTGGTGCTGGTCACGGTCATAGTTGTACCCCAGCCCCAACGTGCCGTAGGTCCCTTGCCAGGTCGCACCGGCGCTGCCGGTATTCCCCCCTTCATTGCTGTACCCCTGCATTACGCTGTAGCTAAGGTTGCGCCCTTCCAGCAACGTTCCGCCAATGCCGGTGCGCCAGGTATTCTGGCCCCCCGAACCGTGGCTGCTGGCGGCGGTGGCATGTGCTCTGCCCAGCGCAGTATTACGTGAGCGCGCATTTCCCATCAGAGCATGGAAGGGCACGGATAGATTGAACGCCATCATTCGATTACTGTCAGCCAAGCCGGTTGATTGGCTTTGAGACCAGGACAATGAATAACTGAGATCACGCCAGCCACTGCTGTAACCCACTTGATACCAGGCATTGGTTTCATCCGATCCCCAATAGGTTTGCTGATTACCGGAGAGAAACAGAGAGCCATAATCACCCAGAGATTGAGTGATACTGGCCTGGAAACGCCCTTTCTTACTGTGGCGTAAATTATGGTAGCTAATGACCACCGGCTCCTTTTGCAGTGTTCCTTCCTCTTGCTGGGTATATTCGTACCCTTCCATATTCCGATAGGCGACTTCGTCCAGGGTATAGAAGCCCCGCGTGGAGTAGCGGTATCCCAGTAACTGGACGGTAGTACCGTATTCGTTGAGCGATTTGGCATACAGAAAACGCAGAGACTGCCCCGTATGCTTGCTGTCATCCGCCAGTTGGCTGTCGGCATGAGTGACATCCAGTGACAGCGCACCCCAGCCACCGAGGTTTTTCCCTGCCCCCAGGGCAAAGGCGCTGTAACGTTCGGCAAGCTGGCTCCCGCCATAAAGGGTATAGCCCTGCGGCAGGCCGGCAATCAGAGTGCCTTGCGTAAAAAAGGGGCGAGATTGCTGGCCGTTACCGCTACGAAAATCCCCCGCGACCAGATCGTATTTCCAGCGCCCTTCCCGCTGTAGCATCGGGACGGTGGAATAGGGAACGGTATAGTTCTGCTGGCTGCCGTCGCTTTCCTCTATCGTTACGTTCAGATCGCCACTTGACGAGGTGGCGTTCAGGTCATCAATGGCAAATGCGCCAGGGGATACCGGCCCCTGATAAATGACAAAGCCGTTCTGACGCACAACGACTCTGGCGTAGGTACGGGCAATGCCACGTATCACCGGAGCGTAACCCTGCTGGCTGTCTGGATACATGCTGTCGACAGAGTAAAGGCGTGCGCCACGAAACCCCAAGCTGTCGAAGATGTCATTGCCGGTATTGCTATCCCCCATCACCAGGCTACTTTTCAATGGCACAATGATCCGCGATGCACTGGTGCTGATGTTCTGCCAACGGTTAGTGTGATAATTATCCCCAGAGGCATAACGCCAGGCACCGTTATTACGCAGCCGCCACTCCCCCAGGTTCAGCCCACTCAACAGATTGAAGTAATAACTGTCGTCGGCAGAACCATGGCTGCCCGTTGCTGAATAATTGAATAAGATGGCAGGTATCCCCTCATCCCATTCATCCGCGGGAATATCACCACGAGCACGGTTGACCATCGCGGATTGCGGCAGGCTGATATCAAGGCGCAAGCGGGAAAAATCAAAAGCGACCTCTGCCCCTGGAATAGCACTCGCCAACGGAATACAGGCTCCCTGCTCAAACTGCTCCAGTTCTGGGTAGGCGCGCATGTTCAGCCCCAAACGTTTCAGCCAATCAGTATCAATGCAGGGTTCCAGGCCACCAGATTTGACTCTATCCGACGGTTGCTGGGCCGTTGGATCGACATTGGTAAAGCGAATGTCCTGAGTCGCAATGAAATCGTTGTTACGCCAGAGATCTACCCGGTAGTCACCGGCTGCCTGTTGCTGGCCTTTCTCAAAACGCGACAGATCCGCCACGGCTGAAACATCTTCGGCTAAAAATGCCGGGTTAAAATAACTTTCCCCATGACTGGCGCTCGCATACCACACAGACATCAGTGTTCCTGTCAGGCCCGCCAACCGCCGCATTCTTCCCCATTTCTTTCGCATCATTGGCATTTTCATCCCTCTGTTGTTTCCCGCCTTGGTTGGATGAATGTCATTGCATAACGCCCTGCTGCACCGGGGTCAGCGCGCCATAATCATTGACCGTCTGAAAGGAAATGTTCCCTTCAATGGCCGCAGGCACCGGCACCGGGGTAGTCTCTTTCGGGGCTGCCATGATGTTGGGAAGTTTTTGGGTTCCCAGTTTCAAGTTGACCAATGAAACATAGTAGGGAGACGGGTTGGTGATGTTCAGTTGCATGCCGGTACGTTTGAAACGCAGTTGCGCAGGAGCATTTTCTGGCGGCTGGGGAAGATTGCCGGGGCGGACAAACAATTTGATACGCGACAGGATAGCCAATTGCAGTACGTTTTTTCCTTCAATGCTGGCTTTTTCCACGGCCGGAATGGCTTTAACGTTTAGCCAGAAAACGGATTCACGGTCTGCCGGTAACGGAGGGCCAGCATAAATAATGCGCAGGGTATTCTCACTGTTGGCTTCGCTGACAAACAGGGGCGGCGTGATGATAAACCCTTTCTCTTTTTGTTCGCTGCCGTTGTCTACCCAGGCATTGATCAGATAACGGCCTTTGGTATCGCTGTTAGACAGGGATAAAGAAGTTTGCTTGGCACCTGCCGGATAAATTACCCGGGTAGCATGCAGAGCGATCCCGGCAGCTTGCGCCATAAAGGCGGTTGTTAACAGGTAGAACAATATAACCATACCTGATTTCATCGTTTTATTTTTCACGCCAGACACCATCAAAATGACTGATTACGGATAAGGGCAGAATCAGGGAGAAAGCCATACGCCCGATGGCTTATTGCGCGTTTTCCAGTACGGGTTGTTTGAGTAGGTTATCAAGCACAGCGCCATCTCCCCGTGGCAACAGCCGAAAAGGAAGGATTTAGCGTTATTACCTTTTCAGGATGGAGCATAACCTTGGCCTCATCCGTGAAGCCCGGTTCATCCTTGCTCTTACCGCTCGTCGATTATTCGTATTTCATGACAAAGGTCGCATCCGCGTTAGCCATCCCAGCGGTTGTGGTTGCTGCGGTGGCTTTGTAACGCGCAGTGAAGTCCAGGGTGTTGCTGCCATTAAGCAGATTATGTGGTGTTGACCAACTGACATTTGGCAGCAGCGGCGTACCCATCATATCCAGAATTTCGATCCCCACCCCCGTTGCCGGCGTCGCTCCCCCGTCAGAGGTCACCGCCAGCAAATCAGGATTGTTCAAATCTGCCACGCCTGAAAAAGTAACGGACGCTGTTTCTGCGATGCTGTTATCACAGTCGTTGAGAATAATGCGAAAAGGCCTCAGTGAAGAGGTATCAGCCACATTGCTAAAGGACGCAGTACGATGTTGCCCAAGTTGGACAACCTGATCGGAAGAGGCAATACTCACTGCACAGGCTGCGTTAACCAGCTCACCTTTAAAATGAACAGTTCCCCCGTTTACCGTAACGGGATCGGCATATACTGTTCCACTGAATAATGTATAGAGGCAACCCAAAGAGAGAACGATTTTACTGAGCTTCATAATATTCCTTTAATGATAAAAATATCTGGACAATACGATTACGTTATTCCCCTGCGAATTACACCTCAAATATAAATAAAATAATTTTAATTTACTCATTTCATTGGGATCTTTTTCGATGATTATATTTCACCTACAAAAAAACCACGGAAAATACGTATTTAAAAGGTGCGAAACACCTAATTAATAATAAATAATATTTAATAGTTGAAACCATAATATACAATCATAAAGGTTATTTAAAATTGTTTATCTCGATCGAATTTTTATTAATTGATAGTTTTAAACTATCATAAAATGATAAATGATCGTTATTTTTGATTGAAAATAAGGAAAAATCCTAATTTTTGCCTACTTTCAATCCACAAAACCTAAAGCGTCAGGTTTTATTTACAGCAATCGATATGGTTAACTGGCTAATGATGTCTTTTTTTTTGATTTTTACAGTTAATAGTTTTATTTTTATTTTAAATAATGGATTATATGACCAACTAAATGAGATAAAATAATATAATTATCTTATTCATTTCTGGCTGAATATCTTCATTGTCTGCAAGGTTTTATCCCTCCCTCAAATGGCTAGGTTTGAAGTTATCACCATAAAATGGCTTAGCGACAAACCGCAACAAGCCAATGACTGGGCTGTCATCTCTGTTCAAGATATCAAATCGGGGATAAATGAGGAGTTTTCTCTATAACTAGCGAACTTCCCATTCTGTCGATTACCCCAGCCTTCTACGGGAGGTAATATGTTGAGGGAAAAATGGCAGCTTGTTCGCCTGCGTTAATGCAATGGAACATTAAACCGTTACACAGCACGCTTTGATTATGTGGATTTCAGACTAAAAAACGCCGTTTTGCACCGCTAGCAGCTTAATACTGCACCATCTAACATGATAAATTCTCGCCAATTTCATGACTATCAAGAGAAATGAAGGATAAAGATATTACCTAAGCTTTATCTGAAAAATATTTCCAGGCAATCGAGCTTAACCCTTTGCCGATAAAGATTATAATTCCTCACATTAAATTAAAAAACATTAATTACAGCATTTAAATTTGAAAATACGCCATTTTGTAGTTAATGATTGCTTTTGACCTGGTTTGAATTAAGATTTTTCTTGCCAGAACGGCCGAGACAGACTTTATGCAACAGGCAAATCGATATCGGCCCTTCGCACTATCCCGCTAGCAACTGGCTTTACCAGAGTGAGTCGGGGTGACAAAGCACTCCATATTTAAACGGACACATATAAATCTACACATTAAGGAAGTTTTACCATGAAAAAAATGACACTTGCTCTGGCGATCGTTTCCGCATTCGCAGTAGTTGGTACCGCTCAAGCAGCAGATGCAACTGCACAAGCACTGGCTACCTGGTCTGCAACCGCCAAGAAAGACACTACGAGCAAGTTGGTAGTTACGCCACTGGGCAGCCTGTCTTTCCAATATGCTGAAGGCATCAAAGGCTTCAACAGCCAAAAAGGCCTGTTTGACGTAACTATCGAAGGCGACACCAGCGCCAGCGATTTCAAGCTGACCTCTAAACTGGTTTCTAACACTCTGACTCAGTTGGACACTTCAGGTTCTACTCTGGATGTAGGTGTTAACTTCAACGGTGCTGCCGTGGTAAAAACTGGCGAAACTACCATGATTGACACTTCTGCTGGCATCTTGGGTGGCAACCTGAGCCCACTGCAGAACGCTTACAACCAAGCTGGCCGCACCAGCGCACAAGACCAGTTCACTTTCAACATCATTGGTGCAACCTCTGATGGCACAACTCAAGTGACTGATTTCTCCACACTGCCAGAAGGTATCTGGAGCGGTGATGTGAGCGTTGAGTTCAACGCCACCTGGACCATCTAATCGTCCCCTTTCAGTAATGCGTTTTAAACAGGGGGAACCCCCCTGTTTTTCGCTCGTTTAAGCTTTTGGAAAATCGTTATGAATCGTCTCTATTTTTCTATTCCACTGCTGCTCTCTTTATGCCATAGCGCATGGGCACTGGACGTTGGGGCTATTAGTTCCTTTATGCACAGTGACAGTGCGATCTTAAGTAAAGAAATTAAAAATACGACGGATAATGGCCGCCTGGTGAATATAAAAGTAGAGCGGATTTCTAATCCGTCAGAATCAGGCACCGTTATTCCGATGGAAACAAAAGATGAAATGTTGCTCTCACCGGCCAGCTTGATGATGCCAGCCAATGCCAGCGACGTAATTCGTTTTTATTACAAAGGGCCTGAAGATAATAAAGAGCGTTTTTACCGGATCACCTGGCTTGATCAAGCCTTATCCGACGCAGGGCAAAATACCGCTAAACGCAATGCCGTAGCCACAACCTCGGCACGGATTGGCACTATTTTGGTGGTGACGCCACGCAAAGCACAATTCAGCCATCAGTTTGCTAATGGAACCCTCACCAATACCGGTAACGCCACATTCAAAATGGTGGCTTATGGTGCGTGTAAAGACAAAAAAAATGGCAGCAGCTGTAAAGAAAACTATTTTGTCATGCCCGGCAGAGAACGAACTCTTGCCAAAGTTGATATTAACGATAAGAAAAGCCACGTTGCACTTTGGTATGGCGAACAATTTATTCAAGTGAAATAAAACCGCCCGGTTTGTTATGCAATATGCAGAAAAAATGCCTACACCCTTTGCCCTTCAATATATCGGGGAATGGGCTGCTTTCAGTAAGCCAGCAATGACGGAGAGCTGCTGCAAGCAGTATTAAAATCTGTTCCTAACAGATTTGTCACCCGAATTACTGGCCTCTATAAGCTCATCGGGATTAATGACCCCTCTCACGGCAGTTCGCCCCGTGAGCATTTGCCAGCATCTCAAAATCACTTGGGGATAGACACAGTTCAAGGAGTTTTAAGTGAAGCCAAGCCTGGATGGTTTGTTATTAAAAACATTGGTTACTGCCGGGGCGCTTGTCACCCCCGCCGCTATGCTTCTTGGACAATCCGCTTTTGCTGCGGGGTTGAACCAAATTGATGGCGTTCTGATCCCTCAGGCTTTTCGGGCGGCATTGAGCGAAGGGATGAATATCCCGATCCTGCTGCATTTTGAGAAAAATAATACGGTAAAAGATGACCAGCGCATTGGGCATGCAGTGTTGTTACTGGATGATAACCAGCTGAAAATACGCCAGATTATTCTGGAAGACAATGAAGGCGGCGCGCAGCTGACGGAAGCGACGATCAAGAAACTCAATGCGTTGGATAATACCGCCTTTGACGATAAGCAACGCGTTGTGTTGGCAGACGATGCCTGGCTGGCCTTGAATTTTCGCCAGTTACATCTGCAACTGGTGGTCAACGAATCGGCCATGGGCACGGTATTTCGTGAGCGCACCAGCGATATTGGCGCATCCAGCGTCGATTCACTCAGTAGCTCGTTAAACTACAATCTGGGAATTTACGACAACCGTAGCAAAACCAGTGAAGGTTTTACCTCCAGCTATCTCTCACTGAACAGCGTTACCGCCCTGCGTGAGCACCATGTCGACGTGAACGGTTCCGTTTATGGGATCG
Proteins encoded in this region:
- a CDS encoding fimbrial biogenesis usher protein — its product is MMRKKWGRMRRLAGLTGTLMSVWYASASHGESYFNPAFLAEDVSAVADLSRFEKGQQQAAGDYRVDLWRNNDFIATQDIRFTNVDPTAQQPSDRVKSGGLEPCIDTDWLKRLGLNMRAYPELEQFEQGACIPLASAIPGAEVAFDFSRLRLDISLPQSAMVNRARGDIPADEWDEGIPAILFNYSATGSHGSADDSYYFNLLSGLNLGEWRLRNNGAWRYASGDNYHTNRWQNISTSASRIIVPLKSSLVMGDSNTGNDIFDSLGFRGARLYSVDSMYPDSQQGYAPVIRGIARTYARVVVRQNGFVIYQGPVSPGAFAIDDLNATSSSGDLNVTIEESDGSQQNYTVPYSTVPMLQREGRWKYDLVAGDFRSGNGQQSRPFFTQGTLIAGLPQGYTLYGGSQLAERYSAFALGAGKNLGGWGALSLDVTHADSQLADDSKHTGQSLRFLYAKSLNEYGTTVQLLGYRYSTRGFYTLDEVAYRNMEGYEYTQQEEGTLQKEPVVISYHNLRHSKKGRFQASITQSLGDYGSLFLSGNQQTYWGSDETNAWYQVGYSSGWRDLSYSLSWSQSQSTGLADSNRMMAFNLSVPFHALMGNARSRNTALGRAHATAASSHGSGGQNTWRTGIGGTLLEGRNLSYSVMQGYSNEGGNTGSAGATWQGTYGTLGLGYNYDRDQHQYNWQLAGGLVGHADGITLSQPLGDTNVLVKAPGASGVRVDNQTGVRTDWRGYAVMPYATVYRHNRVALDINSMDEYTEIENNVSTVVPTQGALVRADFQPRIGRRVLMTLKQSDRPVPFGAIVREESGGLLGMVGEDGQTYLSGMPPEGTLFIQWGNKEETQCRTRYVLPQDSVAQVLVMTTTCS
- the fimA gene encoding type 1 fimbrial major subunit FimA; amino-acid sequence: MKLSKIVLSLGCLYTLFSGTVYADPVTVNGGTVHFKGELVNAACAVSIASSDQVVQLGQHRTASFSNVADTSSLRPFRIILNDCDNSIAETASVTFSGVADLNNPDLLAVTSDGGATPATGVGIEILDMMGTPLLPNVSWSTPHNLLNGSNTLDFTARYKATAATTTAGMANADATFVMKYE
- the ecpA gene encoding common pilus major fimbrillin subunit EcpA — encoded protein: MKKMTLALAIVSAFAVVGTAQAADATAQALATWSATAKKDTTSKLVVTPLGSLSFQYAEGIKGFNSQKGLFDVTIEGDTSASDFKLTSKLVSNTLTQLDTSGSTLDVGVNFNGAAVVKTGETTMIDTSAGILGGNLSPLQNAYNQAGRTSAQDQFTFNIIGATSDGTTQVTDFSTLPEGIWSGDVSVEFNATWTI